The DNA sequence CCGACCTCCGGCTCGGTCTGGTTCGACGGCCGGAATGTCACTGGCACGCCTGTGCAGAAGCGCAAGATCGCCATGGTCTACCAGCAGTTCATCAATTATCCGGCGATGACCGTCTATGACAATATCGCCTCACCCCTCAAGGTGGCCGGCGTCGAGCAGGGCAAGATCGACAGCCAGGTGCGCGAAGCGGCGGCACTCCTCAAACTGACCCCCTATCTCGACCGCACGCCGCTCAGTCTGTCGGGCGGGCAGCAGCAGCGCACCGCGCTGGCGCGCGCCATCGTCAAGAATGCCAGCCTTGTGCTGCTCGACGAACCGCTTGCAAATCTCGACTACAAATTGCGCGAGGAATTGCGAGCCGAACTGCCGAGGATATTCGCGGCCGCCGGTACCATCTTCGTCTATGCCACCACCGAGCCACATGAGGCCCTGCTGCTCGGCGGCAATACGGCAACGCTGTCGGAAGGCCGCATCACCCAGTTTGGGCCGACCATCGACGTGTTCCGCAAACCGGTCGACCTGGTGACGGCGAAGACCTTCGCCGATCCGCCGCTCAACAACATCGTGCTGGCCAAGAAGGGGGCGGATTTTCTGCTGGAGGGCGGCGTCAAGCTGCCGGTGCCCGCTGATCTCGTCGGCATCGCCGATGCGAACTATACGGTCGGCTTCCAGCCGCACCATCTTTCGCTCGACCGGCCCAATGCCTCCGCGGTGCCGGTGCGGGCGAAAGTCACCATCACGGAAATCACCGGGTCCGAAAGCTTCATCCATCTCGACTTTGCCGATGTGCGCTGGGTGATGTTGACCCATGGCATCAGGGATTTCGAGACAGACGCGGTGGTCGAAGTGTTCATCGATCCACGTCACATCATGGTCTTCGACGAGCACGGCCGGGCCGTGACCGCGCCGAAGCTGGCGGCTTGAGGAGGACGATATGGCGCGCATCGACGTCAACCATGTCAGGCATTCCTATCTACCGAACCCGCGCAAGGATGCCGATTTCGCGCTGCGCGAAGTGCATCACACTTTCGAGGATGGTGGTGCCTATGCGCTGCTCGGACCGTCCGGCTGCGGCAAGACCACGCTGCTCAACATCATATCGGGGCTGCTGCATCCCTCGCATGGCCAGTTGCTGTTCAACGGCAGGGACGTGACCAATCTGTCGACGCAGGAGCGCAATATCGCGCAGGTGTTCCAATTCCCGGTCATCTACGACACCATGACGGTCTATGACAATCTGGCGTTCCCGCTACGCAATCGCGGCGTACCGGAGGCAGATGTCGACCGCAAGGTGCGCGAGACGCTGGAGATGATCGACCTGGCGTCCTGGGCGAAGAAGAAGGCGAGGGGCCTGACCGCTGACCAGAAGCAGAAGATCTCGCTCGGCCGCGGCCTGGTGCGCTCGGACGTCAACGCCATCCTGTTCGACGAGCCGCTGACCGTCATCGACCCGCATATGAAGTGGGTGCTGCGCTCGCAATTGAAACAGCTTCATCGCCGCTTCGGCTACACGATGGTGTATGTCACCCACGACCAGACCGAGGCGCTGACCTTCGCCGACCAGGTCGTCGTCATGTATGATGGCGGCATCGTGCAGATCGGCACGCCGGCCGAACTGTTCGAGCGGCCGCGCCATACCTTTGTCGGTTATTTCATCGGTTCGCCGGGCATGAACGTCATGCCTGTGGCGATCGACGGCAAGACGGCGACGCTCGGCTCGCAGCGTATCGAACTGCCGGGCGCGCCCAAAGCCGCCGGCGGCGCCGTCGAACTCGGCATTCGCCCCGAATATGTGCGGCTCGGCCGGGACGGCATGGCCGTCTCGATCACCAAGGTCGAGGATGTCGGCCGCCACAAGGTGGTTCGCGCCAAGCTGGAAGGCAGGGACATCGCTGCCGTCATCGGTGAGGACGAGACCGTGCCAGCCGAACCGAAGGTGCGGTTCGATCCGGCCGGCATCAACATCTATGCCGATTCCTGGCGTGTCGAGATGGGGGCATAGATGGACAAGACCTGGAACAACAAGGCCTGGTTCCTCGTGCTCCCGGTGCTGGTGCTGGTGGCCTTCACCGCCGTCATACCGCTGATGACGGTGGTCAACTATTCGGTGCAGGACACGTTCGGAAACAATGTCTTCACCTGGGCCGGCACCGAATGGTTCGAGGAACTGCTTTCATCCAGCCGCTTCTGGGAAGCGATGGTTCGCAACCTGATCTTTTCCTTTATCATCTTGGCGATCGAGGTGCCGCTCGGCATCTTCATCGCGCTCAACATGCCTAAGAAGGGCTGGGGCGTGCCGGTCTGCCTGGTGCTGATGTCGCTGCCACTGCTGATCCCGTGGAATGTCGTCGGCACCATCTGGCAGGTGTTCGGACGCAACGACATCGGGCTGTTGGGCTATTACCTCAACGCGCTCGGCATCGACTACAATTACGTGCAGGATCCGTTCGATGCCTGGGTGACGATCATCGTCATGGATGTCTGGCACTGGACAAGCCTTGTCGTGCTGCTCTGCTACGCCGGGCTGGTCTCTATCCCCGATGCCTTCTACCAGGCGGCAAAGATCGACGGGGCCTCGCGCTGGGCGGTATTCCGCTACATCCAGCTGCCGAAGATGCAGCGCGTGCTTTTGATCGCCGTGCTGCTGCGCTTCATGGACAGTTTCATGATCTACACCGAACCGTTCGTGGTCACCGGCGGCGGGCCGGGCAACTCGACGACCTTCCTGTCGATCGACCTCGTCAAGACGGCACTCGGCCAGTTCGACCTTGGCCCGGCGGCCGCCATGTCGCTGGTCTACTTCCTCATCATCCTGTTGTTGTCATGGGTGTTCTACACCGTGATGACCAATTACGACGCGGAGCGCTGAAATGGCTGGCGCCAATGAACGAACCGAGCGCAATGCGATGAACGGGACCGCCTCGGAAAGTCTCGCCGGTACACTGTCGCAGAGCGATCTCGACAGGCGCATGCGCCGGCGCGGCGAGGAATCGCGCTGGTGGTGGATCGTGCCGACGCTCTACATCATCGTACTTCTGCTGCCGATTTACTGGCTCATCAATATGAGCTTCAAGACCAATGCCGAGATCGTCAACTCGATGACGCTCTACCCGCACACGCCGACGATCGCCAACTACGTCACCATCTTCACGCAGAGGGCTTGGTATTCCGGCTACATCAACTCGATCACCTATGTCGTCATGAACATGGTGATTTCGGTGTCGGTGGCGCTGCCTGCGGCTTACGCTTTCTCGCGCTATCGTTTCCTCGGCGATAAGCATCTGTTCTTCTGGCTGCTGACCAACCGCATGGCGCCGCCGGCCGTGTTCGCACTGCCGTTCTTCCAGCTCTATTCGGCCTTCGGCCTCATCGACACGCACATTGCGGTGGCGCTGGCGCACTGCCTGTTCAACGTGCCGCTGGCGGTGTGGATCCTCGAAGGCTTCATGTCGGGCGTGCCGAAGGAGATCGATGAAACCGCCTATATCGACGGCTATTCGTTCCCGCGTTTCTTTGTCAGGATATTCATGCCGCTGATCGCCAGCGGCATCGGCGTCGCCTGCTTCTTCTGCTTCATGTTCTCATGGGTGGAACTGTTGATCGCGCGCACGCTGACCACCACCGACGCCAAGCCGATCGCCGCCACCATGACGCGCACCGTATCGGCCGCCGGCATGGACTGGGGCCTCCTTGCCGCAGCTGGCGTGCTGACGCTGATCCCTGGCGCGCTCGTCATCTGGTTTGTCCGCAACTATATCGCCAAGGGCTTCGCCCTGGGGAGGGTATGATCATGAATCTCGACCTCTCCTGGATGGCGTGGACGTGGCCGACGGCCGCTTTCTTCGCCACCATTCTTCTGTTGCTGTGCGGCATGGCCGCTTGGGAATACGCCTCGCCAGGCGGCAATCCGCGCGTCGGCATGCTGCGCTTCGAGACGACACGCGGCGATCGCCTGTTTCTGTCGCTGCTTGGCAGTGCCTTTATTCATCTCGCTTGGCTGGGTCTCGTCGGATCCAACCTTTGGTGGGCTCTCGCTCTCTCCGTGGTCTACGCCGTCGGCGTGTTCCGCTACGTATAGAGGGGGAAACTGTTGGAGCGGCCGCGTGCCGGCGACTGCTCCAGATCGCACTTGAAACTTAAAACTGTGGAGGAAACTAATGCGACGGCAATTTTTAACGTCAACGACCGCCCTTGTCCTGTTGCTGGGGGCAGGCAATGCCTATGCCGGAATGGACGAAGCCAAGTCCTTCCTGGACAAGGAAATCGGCCCCCTGTCGACGCTTTCGCGCGCCGATCAGGAAGCCGAAATGCAATGGTTCATCGACGCCGCCAAGCCGTTCGCCGGCATGGACATCAAGGTCGTCTCTGAAACCATCGCCACCCACCAGTATGAATCGCAGGTGCTGGCGCCGGCCTTTACCGCCATCACCGGCATCAAGATCACACATGACGTTATCCAGGAAGGCGACGTCGTTGAGAAGATCCAGACGCAGATGCAGACCGGCCAGAACCTCTATGACGGCTGGGTCAACGATTCCGACCTGATCGGCACCCACTGGCGCTACCAGCAGGTGCGCAATCTGACCGACTGGATGGCGGGTGAGGGCAAGGACGTCACCAATCCGAACCTGGACCTGAAGGACTTCATCGGCACCTCGTTCACGACGGCTCCCGACAAGAAGCTCTACCAACTGCCCGATCAGCAGTTCGCCAACCTCTACTGGTTCCGTTACGACTGGTTCAACGACGAGAAGAACAAAGCCGACTTCAAGGCGAAATACGGCTACGACCTCGGCGTTCCGGTCAATTGGTCGGCGTATGAGGACATCGCCGAATTCTTCACCGGTCGCGAGATAGACGGCAAGAAGGTCTATGGCCACATGGACTACGGCAAGAAGGACCCGTCGCTGGGCTGGCGGTTCACCGACGCCTGGCTGTCGATGGCCGGCAATGGCGACAAGGGCCTGCCGAATGGCTTGCCGGTCGACGAGTGGGGCATCAAGGTCGACGAGAATTCACGCCCTGTCGGCTCCTGCACCGCCCGCGGCGGCGATACCAATGGTCCTGCGGCGGTCTATTCGATCCAGAAGTATCTCGACTGGTTGAAAGCCTACGCGCCTGCCGAAGCGCAAGGCATGACCTTCTCCGAATCCGGCCCGGTGCCGGCGCAAGGGGCGGTTGCCCAGCAGATCTTCTGGTACACCGCCTTCACCGCTTCGATGGTCGACGCCGGCGCCAAGGCGGTGCTGAACGACGATGGCACGCCGAAGTGGCGCATGGCGCCGTCGCCGCACGGCGTCTACTGGAAGGACGGCATGAAGCTCGGCTACCAGGACGTGGGTTCCTGGACGCTGATGAAGTCGACGCCGACCGATCGTGCCAAGGCCGCCTGGCTTTACGCGCAATTCGTCACCTCGAAGACCGTGGACGTGAAGAAGAGCCATGTCGGCCTGACCTTCATCCGCGAGAGTACTATCCACGACAAGAGCTTCACCGAACGTGCGCCGAAGCTCGGCGGCCTGATCGAGTTCTACCGCTCACCCGCCCGTGTGCAGTGGTCCCCGACCGGCACCAACGTGCCTGACTATCCGAAGCTGGCTCAGCTCTGGTGGCAGGCAATCGGCGATGCGTCGTCCGGAGCCAAGACGGCGCAGGAAGCGATGGACTCGCTCTGCGGCGAGCAGGAGAAGGTCATGAGCCGCATCGAGAAATCGGGTGTCCAGGGCGATATCGGTCCGAAGATGGCCGAAGAGCATGATCTCG is a window from the Mesorhizobium australicum WSM2073 genome containing:
- a CDS encoding ABC transporter ATP-binding protein codes for the protein MLELRNVTKTVGAVEHIRDVSLTLQHGSLNVLLGPTLSGKTSLMRLMAGLDVPTSGSVWFDGRNVTGTPVQKRKIAMVYQQFINYPAMTVYDNIASPLKVAGVEQGKIDSQVREAAALLKLTPYLDRTPLSLSGGQQQRTALARAIVKNASLVLLDEPLANLDYKLREELRAELPRIFAAAGTIFVYATTEPHEALLLGGNTATLSEGRITQFGPTIDVFRKPVDLVTAKTFADPPLNNIVLAKKGADFLLEGGVKLPVPADLVGIADANYTVGFQPHHLSLDRPNASAVPVRAKVTITEITGSESFIHLDFADVRWVMLTHGIRDFETDAVVEVFIDPRHIMVFDEHGRAVTAPKLAA
- a CDS encoding ABC transporter substrate-binding protein, with the protein product MRRQFLTSTTALVLLLGAGNAYAGMDEAKSFLDKEIGPLSTLSRADQEAEMQWFIDAAKPFAGMDIKVVSETIATHQYESQVLAPAFTAITGIKITHDVIQEGDVVEKIQTQMQTGQNLYDGWVNDSDLIGTHWRYQQVRNLTDWMAGEGKDVTNPNLDLKDFIGTSFTTAPDKKLYQLPDQQFANLYWFRYDWFNDEKNKADFKAKYGYDLGVPVNWSAYEDIAEFFTGREIDGKKVYGHMDYGKKDPSLGWRFTDAWLSMAGNGDKGLPNGLPVDEWGIKVDENSRPVGSCTARGGDTNGPAAVYSIQKYLDWLKAYAPAEAQGMTFSESGPVPAQGAVAQQIFWYTAFTASMVDAGAKAVLNDDGTPKWRMAPSPHGVYWKDGMKLGYQDVGSWTLMKSTPTDRAKAAWLYAQFVTSKTVDVKKSHVGLTFIRESTIHDKSFTERAPKLGGLIEFYRSPARVQWSPTGTNVPDYPKLAQLWWQAIGDASSGAKTAQEAMDSLCGEQEKVMSRIEKSGVQGDIGPKMAEEHDLAYWNADAVKKGNLAPQLKIENEKEKPVTINYDELVKSWQK
- a CDS encoding carbohydrate ABC transporter permease, translated to MDKTWNNKAWFLVLPVLVLVAFTAVIPLMTVVNYSVQDTFGNNVFTWAGTEWFEELLSSSRFWEAMVRNLIFSFIILAIEVPLGIFIALNMPKKGWGVPVCLVLMSLPLLIPWNVVGTIWQVFGRNDIGLLGYYLNALGIDYNYVQDPFDAWVTIIVMDVWHWTSLVVLLCYAGLVSIPDAFYQAAKIDGASRWAVFRYIQLPKMQRVLLIAVLLRFMDSFMIYTEPFVVTGGGPGNSTTFLSIDLVKTALGQFDLGPAAAMSLVYFLIILLLSWVFYTVMTNYDAER
- a CDS encoding DUF2160 domain-containing protein, which encodes MNLDLSWMAWTWPTAAFFATILLLLCGMAAWEYASPGGNPRVGMLRFETTRGDRLFLSLLGSAFIHLAWLGLVGSNLWWALALSVVYAVGVFRYV
- a CDS encoding carbohydrate ABC transporter permease, yielding MNGTASESLAGTLSQSDLDRRMRRRGEESRWWWIVPTLYIIVLLLPIYWLINMSFKTNAEIVNSMTLYPHTPTIANYVTIFTQRAWYSGYINSITYVVMNMVISVSVALPAAYAFSRYRFLGDKHLFFWLLTNRMAPPAVFALPFFQLYSAFGLIDTHIAVALAHCLFNVPLAVWILEGFMSGVPKEIDETAYIDGYSFPRFFVRIFMPLIASGIGVACFFCFMFSWVELLIARTLTTTDAKPIAATMTRTVSAAGMDWGLLAAAGVLTLIPGALVIWFVRNYIAKGFALGRV
- a CDS encoding ABC transporter ATP-binding protein codes for the protein MARIDVNHVRHSYLPNPRKDADFALREVHHTFEDGGAYALLGPSGCGKTTLLNIISGLLHPSHGQLLFNGRDVTNLSTQERNIAQVFQFPVIYDTMTVYDNLAFPLRNRGVPEADVDRKVRETLEMIDLASWAKKKARGLTADQKQKISLGRGLVRSDVNAILFDEPLTVIDPHMKWVLRSQLKQLHRRFGYTMVYVTHDQTEALTFADQVVVMYDGGIVQIGTPAELFERPRHTFVGYFIGSPGMNVMPVAIDGKTATLGSQRIELPGAPKAAGGAVELGIRPEYVRLGRDGMAVSITKVEDVGRHKVVRAKLEGRDIAAVIGEDETVPAEPKVRFDPAGINIYADSWRVEMGA